One segment of Hemicordylus capensis ecotype Gifberg chromosome 8, rHemCap1.1.pri, whole genome shotgun sequence DNA contains the following:
- the LOC128333725 gene encoding fumarylacetoacetate hydrolase domain-containing protein 2A-like isoform X1: MQGLLHTGSRWVSWIRPGSHRWRASGSRALSRLSGAMRLVQFQAKGSSAEPRIGLEEKDGGNVIDLSAFDPSLPRTMRTFLEKGDAALAVAKKAQESGKHVLPRAEVTLLAPVTNPDKVICVGMNYVDHCTEQNVKIPKEPIIFSKFASSIVGPFDEIIHPTESNEVDWEVELAFVIGKKGKHIQESDAMSHVAGFTVAHDVSARDWQMKRNGKQWLLGKTFDTFCPLGPALVTRDSVSDPHNLGIRCRVNGELVQNSSTNQMIFKTEALVAWVSQFVTLYPGDIFLTGTPPGVGVFRKPPMFLKRGDEVQCEIEELGTICNKVV; encoded by the exons ATGCAGGGCCTGTTGCACACAGGAAGTCGCTGGGTGAGCTGGATACGGCCAGGGAGCCACAGGTGGCGGGCATCAGGATCCCGGGCACTTTCCCGCCTGTCTGGTGCCATGAGGCTGGTTCAGTTCCAAGCCAAGGGATCATCAGCAGAGCCCCGGATTGGGCTGGAGGAGAAAGATGGAGGCAATGTGATTGACCTGAGCGCTTTTGACCCATCTCTGCCTAGGACCATGAGAACATTCCTGGAGAAAGGAGATGCAGCACTAGCTGTAGCGAAAAA GGCACAAGAGTCTGGCAAGCATGTCCTGCCCCGTGCTGAAGTGACCCTCCTGGCCCCTGTCACTAACCCGGATAAAGTGATCTGTGTTGGGATGAACTATGTGGATCACTGCACGGAGCAGAACGTGAAGATCCCCAAGGAACCGATCATCTTCAGCAAGTTCGCCAGCTCCATCGTGGGTCCCTTTGATGAGATCATCCATCCAACAGAGAGCAAT GAAGTCGACTGGGAAGTGGAGTTGGCCTTTGTCATtgggaagaaaggaaaacatATCCAG GAGTCAGATGCCATGAGCCACGTTGCAGGGTTCACCGTTGCCCATGATGTGAGTGCCAGGGACTGGCAGATGAAAAGGAACGGGAAGCAGTGGCTTCTGGGAAAGACCTTTGACACCTTCTGCCCGTTGGGACCAGCCCTTGTCACCCGGGACTCCGTGTCAG ACCCCCACAACCTGGGCATCCGCTGTCGTGTGAATGGGGAGCTTGTCCAGAACAGCAGCACCAACCAGATGATCTTCAAAACGGAAGCGCTTGTGGCATGGGTCTCCCA GTTTGTCACCCTGTACCCAGGAGACATCTTTCTCACGGGGACCCCGCCAGGGGTTGGCGTTTTCCGGAAGCCGCCCATGTTCCTCAAG AGAGGAGACGAAGTGCAATGTGAAATCGAGGAGCTGGGAACGATCTGCAACAAGGTGGTGTGA
- the LOC128333725 gene encoding fumarylacetoacetate hydrolase domain-containing protein 2-like isoform X2 gives MQGLLHTGSRWVSWIRPGSHRWRASGSRALSRLSGAMRLVQFQAKGSSAEPRIGLEEKDGGNVIDLSAFDPSLPRTMRTFLEKGDAALAVAKKAQESGKHVLPRAEVTLLAPVTNPDKVICVGMNYVDHCTEQNVKIPKEPIIFSKFASSIVGPFDEIIHPTESNEVDWEVELAFVIGKKGKHIQESDAMSHVAGFTVAHDVSARDWQMKRNGKQWLLGKTFDTFCPLGPALVTRDSVSDPHNLGIRCRVNGELVQNSSTNQMIFKTEALVAWVSQEETKCNVKSRSWERSATRWCEGATLYS, from the exons ATGCAGGGCCTGTTGCACACAGGAAGTCGCTGGGTGAGCTGGATACGGCCAGGGAGCCACAGGTGGCGGGCATCAGGATCCCGGGCACTTTCCCGCCTGTCTGGTGCCATGAGGCTGGTTCAGTTCCAAGCCAAGGGATCATCAGCAGAGCCCCGGATTGGGCTGGAGGAGAAAGATGGAGGCAATGTGATTGACCTGAGCGCTTTTGACCCATCTCTGCCTAGGACCATGAGAACATTCCTGGAGAAAGGAGATGCAGCACTAGCTGTAGCGAAAAA GGCACAAGAGTCTGGCAAGCATGTCCTGCCCCGTGCTGAAGTGACCCTCCTGGCCCCTGTCACTAACCCGGATAAAGTGATCTGTGTTGGGATGAACTATGTGGATCACTGCACGGAGCAGAACGTGAAGATCCCCAAGGAACCGATCATCTTCAGCAAGTTCGCCAGCTCCATCGTGGGTCCCTTTGATGAGATCATCCATCCAACAGAGAGCAAT GAAGTCGACTGGGAAGTGGAGTTGGCCTTTGTCATtgggaagaaaggaaaacatATCCAG GAGTCAGATGCCATGAGCCACGTTGCAGGGTTCACCGTTGCCCATGATGTGAGTGCCAGGGACTGGCAGATGAAAAGGAACGGGAAGCAGTGGCTTCTGGGAAAGACCTTTGACACCTTCTGCCCGTTGGGACCAGCCCTTGTCACCCGGGACTCCGTGTCAG ACCCCCACAACCTGGGCATCCGCTGTCGTGTGAATGGGGAGCTTGTCCAGAACAGCAGCACCAACCAGATGATCTTCAAAACGGAAGCGCTTGTGGCATGGGTCTCCCA AGAGGAGACGAAGTGCAATGTGAAATCGAGGAGCTGGGAACGATCTGCAACAAGGTGGTGTGAAGGAGCCACACTCTACTCCTGA